Proteins found in one Helicobacter sp. NHP19-003 genomic segment:
- a CDS encoding 3-methyladenine DNA glycosylase, whose product MSLAFCILKALKSLKLIEHAPPLWWPGAGSVEVVVGAILTQRTRFSKVQESLDNLKNAHILEQNPTKSLENLAQIPLDNLAKLIAPSGFYNQKARHLNALSQNILKDFNGFETFKAEVSRAWLLAQKGVGFESADSILNYACLRPVFVVDAYTHKLLATLGLEMEDYHALQEFFTKGLEQDLSQVLALYENKLELAGIYARLHGKIVACMQAKIALNPHLKDCDGLY is encoded by the coding sequence ATGAGCCTAGCCTTTTGCATCCTTAAGGCGTTAAAATCGTTAAAACTCATAGAGCACGCCCCGCCCTTGTGGTGGCCGGGTGCCGGGAGTGTGGAGGTCGTTGTGGGCGCAATACTCACACAGCGCACAAGATTTAGCAAGGTGCAAGAGAGCCTAGACAATCTTAAAAACGCCCATATCTTAGAGCAAAACCCCACTAAGAGCCTGGAAAATCTCGCACAAATCCCTTTAGACAATTTAGCTAAGCTCATTGCCCCAAGTGGGTTTTATAACCAAAAGGCACGGCATTTAAACGCCCTTAGCCAAAATATCCTCAAGGATTTCAATGGCTTTGAAACCTTTAAAGCTGAGGTGAGCCGGGCGTGGCTTTTGGCACAAAAAGGTGTGGGTTTTGAGAGTGCTGATAGCATTTTAAATTATGCCTGCTTACGCCCTGTGTTTGTCGTGGATGCCTACACACACAAACTCTTAGCCACTTTGGGACTTGAGATGGAGGACTACCACGCCCTGCAAGAGTTTTTCACCAAAGGGCTAGAGCAAGACCTGTCCCAAGTTTTGGCACTTTATGAGAATAAGCTAGAGTTAGCGGGCATTTATGCGCGTTTGCATGGCAAGATTGTAGCCTGCATGCAAGCCAAGATTGCCCTTAACCCCCACTTAAAGGATTGCGATGGTCTTTATTGA
- a CDS encoding zinc-binding dehydrogenase has protein sequence MVKGFAMLGIGKVGIIEKESLECVAPVRKKLELGPKDAFVRPLAVAPCTSDLHTCYEGGIGERTDMFLGHEGVGEILQVGALVQDFKEGDIVIIPAITPDWSSLGAQRGYAQHDHGALSGWKFSNFKDGVFAEKIHINDADGNLGHLPKGVEITDAVMLSDMITTGFHCAEQAEIKPGDRVAVVGLGPVGLMALAGANLMGASEIYAVDCVPFRYEVAHKHYGATHFVDFSKAPMHEQILELTKGVGADKILIAGGGTDILSEACTCLVNGGVVSNVNYFGSGEFLPLSRVAWNVGMGHKTIKGGLTPGGRYRMEKLARLLQTKKLSVKPIITHHLEGKFEEIAQALAWMKDKPAHFIKPVVKIKW, from the coding sequence ATGGTTAAAGGTTTTGCGATGCTTGGCATTGGTAAGGTGGGGATCATTGAAAAAGAGTCCTTAGAATGTGTCGCACCTGTGCGCAAAAAGCTGGAGTTGGGTCCTAAAGATGCCTTTGTGCGCCCTTTGGCGGTGGCACCTTGCACTTCGGATTTACACACTTGCTATGAGGGGGGGATTGGCGAGCGGACTGACATGTTTTTAGGGCATGAGGGGGTGGGGGAGATCTTGCAAGTGGGGGCTTTGGTGCAGGATTTTAAAGAGGGGGACATTGTCATCATCCCGGCGATCACGCCCGATTGGAGCTCTTTAGGGGCGCAAAGGGGTTACGCCCAACACGACCACGGCGCGCTTTCTGGCTGGAAGTTTTCTAATTTTAAAGACGGGGTGTTTGCCGAGAAAATCCACATCAACGATGCGGACGGCAATTTGGGGCATTTGCCAAAGGGGGTGGAGATCACCGATGCAGTGATGCTTAGCGACATGATCACCACGGGCTTTCATTGCGCCGAGCAAGCCGAGATCAAACCCGGCGATCGGGTAGCGGTGGTGGGCCTAGGTCCTGTGGGGCTGATGGCACTAGCGGGGGCAAATTTAATGGGGGCAAGTGAGATTTACGCCGTGGATTGCGTGCCTTTTAGATACGAGGTGGCACACAAGCACTACGGGGCGACCCATTTCGTGGACTTTAGCAAAGCCCCCATGCATGAACAGATCTTAGAGCTCACTAAGGGCGTGGGGGCGGATAAAATTTTGATCGCTGGGGGAGGCACGGACATTTTAAGCGAGGCTTGCACTTGTTTGGTGAATGGGGGCGTGGTGTCCAATGTCAATTACTTTGGCAGTGGGGAGTTTTTGCCGCTATCGCGCGTGGCGTGGAATGTGGGCATGGGACACAAGACGATTAAGGGCGGGCTCACACCCGGCGGGCGTTATCGTATGGAGAAGCTCGCTAGATTGCTCCAAACTAAAAAGCTCAGCGTTAAGCCCATCATTACACACCACCTAGAGGGCAAATTTGAGGAAATCGCCCAAGCTTTAGCGTGGATGAAAGACAAGCCGGCTCATTTCATCAAACCCGTTGTGAAAATCAAATGGTAG
- the hemE gene encoding uroporphyrinogen decarboxylase, which yields MVFIDACFRQETPYTPIWMMRQAGRYLSEYQAVRKRAKNFLDLCADVKLATEVTLQPIEILDVDAAILFSDILLLPHKMGLPLEFLPSFGPKFTQTIQNLEDMKALKRGAYKDLGFVYEIVSSVRAKLDKSKALIGFSGAPWTLATYMLEGQGSKTYSRSKKILYTEPATVHALLEALSDEIIGYLDMQAQAGANALMLFDSWAGALELEAYLEFGWSYIDKITKALKLKHPKIPLIVFPKGVGAYLGHLKGDFEVFGCGWGVPLKLAKEILGGHYVLQGNLEPARLYSQEAMVEGVEHIFGLMGKKAGFIFNLGHGMLPDLPRANAIELVRLVRTQSKR from the coding sequence ATGGTCTTTATTGATGCATGTTTTAGACAAGAAACCCCCTACACTCCCATTTGGATGATGCGCCAAGCGGGACGGTATTTGAGCGAATACCAAGCGGTGCGTAAGAGGGCCAAAAACTTTTTAGACCTATGCGCCGATGTCAAACTTGCTACAGAAGTAACGCTCCAGCCCATTGAAATTTTAGATGTGGATGCCGCCATCCTCTTTAGCGATATTTTACTCCTGCCCCATAAAATGGGCTTGCCCCTAGAGTTTCTCCCCAGTTTTGGCCCCAAATTTACCCAAACCATCCAAAACCTAGAGGACATGAAAGCCCTAAAGAGGGGAGCATACAAAGATTTGGGTTTTGTGTATGAGATTGTGTCTAGCGTGCGCGCCAAGTTAGACAAGTCTAAGGCGCTGATCGGTTTTAGCGGTGCGCCTTGGACTTTGGCGACCTATATGCTAGAGGGGCAAGGGAGCAAGACCTACAGCCGCTCTAAAAAAATCCTTTACACTGAGCCCGCCACCGTCCACGCCCTGTTAGAAGCCTTGAGTGATGAAATCATTGGCTATTTAGACATGCAAGCACAAGCGGGGGCTAATGCCCTCATGCTTTTTGACTCGTGGGCGGGGGCACTGGAGCTGGAGGCGTATTTAGAATTTGGCTGGAGCTATATAGACAAAATCACCAAAGCCCTAAAGCTTAAGCACCCTAAAATCCCTTTAATCGTGTTCCCTAAGGGTGTGGGGGCGTATTTGGGGCATTTAAAGGGGGATTTTGAAGTCTTTGGATGCGGTTGGGGTGTGCCTTTAAAGTTGGCTAAAGAAATTTTAGGAGGCCACTATGTCTTGCAAGGCAATTTAGAACCGGCAAGGCTGTATAGCCAAGAGGCAATGGTGGAGGGCGTTGAGCACATTTTTGGGCTGATGGGTAAAAAAGCGGGTTTTATTTTTAATTTGGGGCATGGGATGTTGCCCGACTTGCCCCGCGCTAACGCCATCGAGCTTGTGCGCTTGGTGCGCACACAGAGCAAGCGCTAA
- a CDS encoding M99 family carboxypeptidase catalytic domain-containing protein, which translates to MKSIVLLLLCVSLSALPLQLVKKEGSKNAPTLLLMGGIQGDEPGGFNTTDIFLMHYKVLSGNVWVVPVLNRYSMLRNHRGVYGDLNRKFAYLSPKDPEYPLIQSIKKIITAKEVGAILHLHDGSGFYRPHYESPLLNPRRWGNSSIIDQDELPGVPFGHLKQVSQGIIANVNKSLLKPIHRYYIRNTHTAQGNVEMEKALTYFAIKHKKPAFANEASKELPLPARVYYHLLALEGLLKELGIRYSKDFSLNPESLYKLINDPSLSVVLNNNTILPIYGLRGHLNFFPMPKNTPLEQISLTSRSYILGLLPKQKQVWLKYGNKLMTRLHPLYLPFDHSLKSVKLEIDGKLQESAPAQIVEVHKSFKVMAKEGYRVNVIGYTHRGAKDEAGFKITYKNLDKRYSIDTEGRIFRIEFYKGDAFSGMVLARFL; encoded by the coding sequence ATGAAGTCTATTGTATTGTTGCTCTTGTGTGTGTCTTTAAGCGCCTTGCCCTTGCAGTTGGTGAAAAAAGAAGGCTCTAAAAACGCCCCCACTTTGCTTTTAATGGGGGGGATTCAAGGCGATGAGCCGGGGGGGTTCAACACCACAGACATTTTTTTAATGCACTATAAGGTGTTGTCGGGGAATGTGTGGGTGGTGCCTGTGCTTAACCGCTACTCCATGCTGAGAAACCATAGAGGGGTATATGGGGATTTAAACCGCAAATTTGCCTATTTGAGCCCCAAAGACCCCGAATACCCCCTAATCCAATCCATTAAGAAAATCATCACCGCCAAAGAGGTGGGCGCAATTTTACACCTACACGATGGGAGCGGCTTTTACCGCCCCCACTATGAAAGCCCTCTTTTAAACCCAAGGCGTTGGGGCAATTCGTCCATCATAGACCAAGACGAACTGCCCGGCGTGCCCTTCGGGCATTTAAAACAAGTGTCGCAGGGCATCATCGCCAATGTCAATAAGTCGCTCTTAAAGCCCATACACCGCTACTATATCCGTAACACCCACACAGCACAAGGCAATGTAGAAATGGAGAAAGCACTGACCTATTTTGCCATCAAGCACAAAAAGCCCGCCTTTGCTAACGAAGCGAGCAAAGAACTGCCCCTACCTGCAAGGGTGTATTACCACTTACTCGCCCTTGAGGGATTGTTAAAAGAGCTGGGTATCCGATACAGCAAGGACTTCAGTCTAAACCCTGAGAGCCTTTACAAGCTCATCAACGACCCGAGTTTAAGCGTGGTGTTAAATAACAACACCATTCTGCCCATTTATGGTCTGAGAGGACATCTAAACTTTTTCCCCATGCCTAAAAACACCCCCCTAGAGCAAATCTCCCTAACTTCTAGAAGCTATATTTTGGGCTTGCTGCCTAAACAAAAACAAGTGTGGCTCAAATACGGCAATAAATTGATGACCCGCTTGCACCCCCTGTATTTGCCCTTTGATCATAGCCTAAAGAGCGTTAAGCTGGAGATCGATGGCAAGTTACAGGAGAGCGCACCGGCTCAAATTGTAGAGGTACATAAGTCCTTTAAGGTTATGGCAAAAGAAGGCTACCGGGTGAATGTGATCGGCTACACCCATCGGGGGGCAAAAGACGAAGCCGGCTTTAAAATCACCTATAAAAACTTAGATAAACGCTATTCTATAGACACAGAGGGGCGGATTTTCCGCATCGAGTTTTACAAGGGCGATGCCTTCAGTGGCATGGTGTTGGCGCGCTTTTTATGA
- a CDS encoding outer membrane protein, giving the protein MVSGFKRTMKGLALSSLMAASAVSVAQADEKNGFFLGLGYQQGKYTESSDIYRDGLTTGAPLYGLGIQMGGVGFANKWFGGQVYGFFDWNNSAQWGSSNRDKDNLYTYGGAADMIVNLIATSPFAFGLVGGIQLAGNTWQFGNMASHTGFQFLFNAGGRIRIGTHSAIQAGIKFPMIPQKLAPNFAIMRHYSWYINYVFTF; this is encoded by the coding sequence ATGGTTTCTGGTTTCAAACGCACGATGAAGGGCTTGGCTCTTTCTAGTTTGATGGCCGCTAGTGCTGTGTCTGTAGCTCAAGCAGATGAAAAGAATGGCTTTTTCTTAGGTCTTGGCTACCAACAAGGTAAATACACAGAGAGCAGTGATATTTACAGAGATGGCTTAACCACTGGTGCCCCCCTTTATGGTTTGGGCATCCAAATGGGGGGCGTGGGCTTTGCCAATAAATGGTTTGGGGGTCAAGTCTATGGCTTCTTCGACTGGAACAACAGCGCGCAGTGGGGGTCTAGCAATAGGGATAAAGACAATCTCTACACCTATGGCGGTGCGGCGGACATGATCGTTAACCTCATCGCTACCAGCCCCTTTGCCTTTGGTCTTGTGGGCGGTATCCAGCTTGCCGGTAACACTTGGCAATTTGGCAACATGGCTTCCCACACCGGCTTCCAGTTCCTCTTTAATGCGGGCGGACGCATCCGTATAGGCACACACTCAGCCATCCAAGCGGGCATCAAATTCCCCATGATCCCCCAAAAACTTGCTCCAAATTTCGCCATCATGCGCCACTACTCATGGTACATCAACTATGTGTTCACTTTCTAG
- a CDS encoding NAD(P)/FAD-dependent oxidoreductase, which produces MQEVLVLGAGYASLAFVKSLPKEVLQSHSFTLVSQSYQHSVQVLLHDVVAGLPGCHAMSLTEILPPEVRFVQDEVLEIKEGMVVGQKQEHPYTKLVVGLGFAPESFGVVGVKDHTHALSHYKQCQELHQKLQSAVQQSHKPLEIVVCGAGFSGVELVGALADAFSGSVNLTCIEAMPKILPMFVPKLAIKAQGYLERLGVRLKVGAKILECLENGVIVETQGQKEQIEADFIFWTCGVKGSPVIENSPFFKSARSRVEVNSFLEPIGLEKWGVFVLGDCALFKDLQNRPIAPTAQLATQMGAYLGAQFKNVLSGKPPTNPFVYKPKGTICSLGTRYAIGQVGVFCLTGRLALWLKSAIECRHRRALKL; this is translated from the coding sequence GTGCAAGAAGTTTTGGTTTTGGGGGCGGGGTATGCTAGCCTAGCCTTTGTCAAGTCTTTGCCTAAAGAGGTCTTGCAAAGCCACTCTTTCACGCTTGTGTCGCAGAGCTACCAGCACAGCGTGCAGGTCTTGTTGCACGATGTCGTGGCGGGTTTGCCCGGTTGCCACGCCATGAGCCTGACAGAGATTTTACCCCCCGAGGTGCGCTTCGTGCAAGATGAGGTGTTGGAGATCAAAGAGGGGATGGTAGTGGGGCAAAAGCAAGAACACCCATACACAAAATTAGTCGTGGGGCTGGGCTTTGCACCTGAGAGCTTTGGCGTGGTGGGAGTTAAAGATCACACCCACGCTTTAAGCCACTACAAGCAGTGTCAAGAATTGCACCAAAAATTGCAAAGTGCCGTGCAACAGAGCCACAAGCCCCTAGAGATTGTGGTGTGTGGGGCAGGCTTTAGCGGAGTGGAGCTGGTGGGGGCTTTGGCAGATGCGTTTAGCGGGAGTGTCAATCTCACTTGTATAGAGGCGATGCCTAAAATTTTACCCATGTTTGTCCCCAAACTCGCCATAAAAGCGCAAGGATATTTAGAGCGTCTAGGGGTGCGCCTAAAGGTGGGGGCAAAAATCCTAGAGTGTTTGGAAAATGGAGTCATAGTCGAAACACAAGGACAAAAAGAACAAATAGAGGCGGATTTTATCTTTTGGACTTGTGGGGTTAAGGGCAGCCCGGTCATTGAAAACTCCCCTTTTTTTAAGAGTGCGCGTAGCCGTGTGGAGGTCAATAGCTTTTTAGAGCCCATAGGGCTAGAAAAATGGGGGGTGTTTGTGCTGGGCGACTGTGCGCTTTTTAAAGACTTGCAAAACCGCCCCATTGCCCCCACAGCACAATTAGCCACACAAATGGGGGCGTATTTGGGAGCGCAATTTAAAAATGTCCTTAGTGGCAAGCCCCCCACAAACCCCTTTGTTTACAAACCCAAAGGCACGATTTGCTCGCTAGGGACTCGCTATGCCATCGGGCAAGTGGGGGTTTTTTGCCTAACGGGTCGGCTGGCTTTGTGGCTTAAAAGCGCTATTGAGTGCAGACACAGAAGGGCTTTAAAACTCTAG